From a single Silene latifolia isolate original U9 population chromosome 6, ASM4854445v1, whole genome shotgun sequence genomic region:
- the LOC141586761 gene encoding MYB-like transcription factor EOBII produces MDKKPIISHDIEVRKGPWTMEEDLILINYIANHGEGVWNSLARSAGLKRTGKSCRLRWLNYLRPDVRRGNITPEEELLIMELHAKWGNRWSKIAKHLPGRTDNEIKNYWRTRIQKHIKQVESSSHSRQSYDQTEQASSSQISMICESTPSYPTHNNININNINNNNSNNDYSNNNTNTTTNNNPYLPTMSTSSSYPGNQMEATYNLMNPHIQPETHEQHFWANPDEDLWSMQLFNGD; encoded by the exons ATGGATAAAAAGCCAATTATTTCCCATGACATTGAAGTTAGGAAAGGTCCATGGACTATGGAAGAAGACTTGATACTCATCAACTATATAGCTAATCATGGTGAAGGTGTTTGGAACTCCTTAGCTCGATCTGCTG GGCTTAAACGTACTGGAAAAAGTTGTAGACTTCGATGGCTGAACTACCTAAGGCCGGATGTACGACGAGGTAATATAACTCCTGAAGAAGAACTGTTGATCATGGAATTGCATGCTAAGTGGGGTAACAG GTGGTCAAAAATTGCAAAGCATCTACCGGGACGAACAGATAATGAGATAAAGAATTATTGGAGGACAAGAATCCAGAAGCATATAAAGCAAGTAGAAAGTAGCAGTCATTCAAGACAGAGCTACGATCAAACAGAGCAAGCAAGTTCAAGTCAAATTTCTATGATATGTGAATCTACTCCTTCATATCCTACAcacaataatattaatattaataatattaataataataattctaataatgattatagtaataataatactaatactactactaataataatccgTATTTGCCTACAATGTCAACTTCATCTTCATATCCTGGGAACCAAATGGAGGCCACGTACAATTTGATGAACCCACATATTCAACCAGAGACACATGAACAACATTTCTGGGCAAATCCTGATGAAGATCTTTGGTCCATGCAACTATTTAATGGTGATTAA